The segment ATGGTTTACCATGGAATCCATATTTCCGCCGGAAATCAGGAAGCCTAACCTCGGCTCTCCGAGAACCGTAATGCTCTCCGGCTTTTTCCAGTCCGGCTGTGGGATGATTCCCACCCGGTAGCCGTGGGATTCCAGCACTCGGCTGATAATCGCATGGCCGAAGGAAGGGTGATCCACATAGGCATCGCCTGTCACATAGACAAAATCACACTGATCCCAGCCTCTCTTCTCCATATCCTCTCTGCATATGGGTAAATAATCATGTATCATAAACTCTCTGCCTTTCCTCCGTCTGTATTTTCACTCTCCGGAAGCTTTGCCGGCGTTTCCTGTCCCGCCCAGCAGCCGGCTTCCTGTTAAAGAAGAGCCAGGTAGCCGTCAATATAGCCGTCGGCCAGCCTTCTCTTTTCCTGTTCCATTCCCTTTGAGAAATCATCCTCCACGGCGAAAACGGTCATGCCGGCCCGCTTTCCGGAAAGAATTCCCGCCGGCACATCCTCAAAGACTGCGCACTCCTCCGGTTTTACAGAAAGCCGGCGGGCCGCCTCCAGGTAGATGTCCGGGGACGGCTTTCCGGCCGCCACCTCGCAGCCCGTAATCACACAGGAGAAAAAGTCCCGGATCTTTAACGCGCTTAACACGGCGTCCACCATCTCCCTGCCATTGCTGGTGCAGATGGCCATTTTAATGTCTCTTTCTGCCGCCTCCTCAAGAAACCGGCGGACTCCCGGCTTTAACGGCACTTCTGTCCTGTATTTTTCTATAGACATGGCCGTCCAGTCCGCCTTAATCTGCTCCAGGGAATCCGGCAGGGAAAACCGTTCCTTAAAGTAGACGGCCGTCTCCGTAAAGCTCATCCCCTCGATGGCCTTCTGCAGATCCTTCGGACAGGGAATCCCGAATTTTCCCAGATATTCGATATCAATGGCTCCCCACATCCACATGGAGTCCACCAGCGTTCCGTCCAGGTCAAAGAGATAGGCCCTTTTTCCGGAGAGAAGCCCTCTCTCATCCCCTGAGTCTCCTTCCCCCTGAAGCTTTGAAATCTCCTCCTCAGTCAGCCTGCGATAAGCTCCCGGAGCCAGACTCTCATCCAGTCTCAGGCTTCCCATGGACAGCCGCTTCAGATAGACTACGCGGCAGCCCACCGCCTCAAACATGCGCTTGACCTGATGGAATTTTCCCTCGTGAATGGTCAGCTCGATCTCGGAAAGGCTGCTGTCTGCTTTCCCATCATCCTCAGCAGTCTCTGATGCCTTCTGTATCACCAGCCTTGCAGGCAGGGTCCTTGTTCCGTCCTCCAGCGTGAGCCCCTCTTTAAACTGCTCGATTGCGTTCTCTGGAAGTCTCCCCTCTACCCTTGCAAAATATGTCTTGTCCACATGCTTTTTGGGCGAGAGAAGGCGGTGGGCCAGCTTCCCGTCATTGGTAATCAGCAGAAGGCCCTCTGTGTCTATATCCAGTCTTCCCACAGGAAAGAGGTCTCTCCTCTTTGCATCCTCAATCAGGCTCACCACGGTCTTATGGCGGCCGTCCTCTGTAGCCGACACCACGCCGGCCGGCTTGTTGAGCATAAAATATTCATAGGCAGCGTAGCCTACCTGCGTTCCGTCCAGGGACACCTCACTTGCAGAAGGCTGAATCTTTCTCTCCGCTTCCCGGCAGATTTCTCCATCCACGCTCACTCTTCCGCTTTTTATCATTTTCTTGACCTCGCTCCGGCTTCCCTTTTTCATCTCTACCAGATAGCGATCCAGGCGCATGGCCTTCTCCATCACTGCCACCTCCATCCGGGGTAATACTTATTTTTCAGGTTCAGACCTGCTTTTTTGGCCCAGCCCAGGGGGAACCCGTCTGTGCACACGAGAACCCAGGAGCCGTCAGGCCAGGAGGCTTCCTCCTCCCTCAGAGCCACCGTTTCTCCCTTCAGATACCGGATAACCCGCTCATCCTCTGCCTGGAAATCTGCAGTAAAGGGATATTCCTCTTTTCTGAGAGCCATGGCGAGGGTCTGGGACGGTTCAAAGCGTCCCCGCTTCAGTTCTCCCAGCAAAAGCCCGGTGCGAAGAAAACGGATCCCCTTTCCGGCGCCCTTCATATCCTGGAAATCCGGTGGAAGACAGTAGAGCTTCCCGTTTTTCTCCTCCACCTGTCCCGGCAGGCCATCTGTGCCGCCTCGTCTCAGATTCAGGCAGCTCAGAAAAGCCATAGCCTCGTCAGGAAGCTTCAAGGAAGTCCCTGACTGCGCTGTCCTGTCTTTCCTCCGGGGGCGCTCCCCGGAACCGGCCCGCCGAAGGAGAGCCACAAAATGTCCCTCCCCCTCTATCCGGTGGGGAAACAGGCGCACACACTCCGGCATCCCTATCCCTTCTGCAAACCCGTGCCTGTGGGGCAGACTGCAAAGACTCATATCTGGATGCCTGTCTAATATATATCGAATTGTTCCCTCATTTTCCTCCCGGTCAAAGGTACAGGTGGAATAGAGCAGATAGCCGCCCGGCCGCAGCATCTTTACAGCCTCCTCCATGATTGCCCTTTGAAGCGGCACATAGTCTTCCGGGCCCCGCTCCCTGTAGCTCTTTATCATATCCGGTTCCCTGCGGAACATTCCCTCTCCGGAGCAGGGCGCGTCCACCAGAATGCAGTCAAAAAATTCCGGCAGGAACTCTGAGAGCTTTTCCGGCGCCTCACTGGACACACAAATGTTTGGAATCCCGGCCATCTCCAGATTTTTCAGGAGAGCCTTTGCCCTGGAATTACTGATGTCATTGGAAAAAAGCAGTCCCTCTCCCCCTAACCTGGCGCCCAGCTCTGTACTTTTTCCGCCTGGGGCGGCGCAGATGTCAAGTACCCGGTCCCCCGGCTTGACTGGAAGCAGATTGGCGGGAGTCATGGCGCTTGGCTCCTGCAGATAGTAGAGTCCTGCGTAATAGTAGGGATATCTGGACGGCCGTTCTGAGCCTTCATCTGAAGCGTAGTAGTAAAAACCGTTTTCAATCCATGGAACCGGCTCTGTCTGAAAGGGCGAGAGGCGGTTCCAGTCCTCTGCCGAGAGCTTCATGGTATTGACCCGAAGCCCGTTGTGACAGGGCTTTTCAAAGCTTTCCAGATACGCCTCGTACTCCTTCCCCAGAAGTTTTCTCATCTTTTCCCTGAAATCCTCAGGGAGAAGCTCTGCGCGGCAGCCCGGGGCGTTTTCCGTCCGAATTTCTGTTTCTGCGCTGTCCCCGGTCTCCGGCCTGACTCCTCTCAGACTGCCTTGTGCCAGTCTGCTTTCCTCCAATCTGCTCTCTTTCAGTCCCTTTTCTTCCAGGCTGCCCTTCTTTCCCTTTTTTCTGCTGCCCTTTTTCCTGCTGTCCTTCATCCTGTTTTTCATTCCATCCTTCCGTCTGCTCTCAGACTCATTTCTGTATTTCTGTTTGCTTTCTGCCTGTATTTCTGTTTGCTTTCCGTCTGTATCTCTCCCGGACAAAAGCCGCTTCCGGACACGGCCAGTTCCAAAATCTCAGTATTCACAGGAAATCCGCCTTTTTTCAAGATACCTGAGAATCCAGTAGGGGTTCACGCTCAGCTCCTCATAGTGGGCTGTCCTGATATAAATTCCCACATGAAGGTGAACCGGGAATTGCCCCACCGTATTTTCTTCCTTTCCATAGCCGGAATCTCCCATGAAGCCTAAAAGCTGCCCGGCTTTCACCGTATCTCCCTCCTGCCATTTGCTGCTGTAGGAATACAGGTGGGCATAGTAGAGGTAGGCGCCCGACTCTGTCCGGATCCCGATTCGCCACCCTCCCTGCTCCAGCCAGCCGACCTTCTCAACGGTTCCGCTGCTCATGCTGACAACAGGGTAAAATCCCCGCTCCCCCTGTCCGCCCATGATATCACAGCCCTCGTGGCCCCGCTCCCCGCCGTAGGTGCGGGGCTGCTGCCAGCCGTCCTCGTAGGTCACATCCGGCGTTTCCGGATCTGTGCTCTCGGGGATTGGGAAATAGACCAGATCGGAAAATACCGTCCGGTACGCCTCAGAAAGCTCCCTGTACTCCGCCGGCTTTCCGGCGAGAAGTTTCTTATTATCATAAGACAGATCCTCACATTCTGTCAAATCGTAATCGTGCTTCACCATCAGAGCAGCCGTCTGATCCGGATCCAGCCATTCCAGGCCGGCCATGGCAGGCCCAAGTCTCATGGCGCGAAACTTTGCAGACTCACTGACATTGGGCTCCAGCCGGGACAGCAAGGCGGCTTCCTCCAGGGAGTGAACAGCCGTCATATTAAAGACCGCCAGAAGCAGAATAAAAATCAAGATCATAACAGAACCTTTTTCCTACATATAGTGTATAAACAATCATATTCGGTCTGCCATGAAAAAATCCATTCTCCGGCTTTTTGCCGTCAGCACTCTGTTTCTTCTGCTCCTGAACCCTTCCCTGTCCCTGGAGGGGGCGAAAAACGGCCTCCTTTTGTGGTTCAACACGGTTCTTCCCACGCTTCTTCCCTTCATGCTCTGCTCCAATGCCATCGTGGTGTCCGGAGCTGTGCCTGTGCTGACCGCTCCCTTTTTTCCAGTTCTCTCCCGCCTGGGACTGTCCAGGCAGGGAAGCTATGCCCTTCTTTCCGGCCTTCTGTGCGGCTATCCCATGGGGCCCAAAACCACGGCAGATCTGCTCCAAAGCCGAAGCATCTCTCTTTCGGAGGCAAAGCTTCTCCTAGCCGTCTCCGCCTGGCCCAGCCCCATGTTCCTGTCAGGGTATCTGCGGTCTTTTTTAGAGCCGTCTGTCTCCTTCCCCCTGGTGCTGGCATCAGTCTATCTGCCTCTTCTGCCCCTGTCTCTGGCAGCAGGCCGTCTCTATGGGGTTCGCAAAGCCTCAAAAATCTCAGAGAGGAGCTCCTGCCAAAAAACTGACAGGGGTTTCTTACGCCCATCAGAACCCCTTTCACCGGCAGCCGGTTTTCCCGGCGACTCTGAGCGGTCGGAGGATACGCCCTCCTTTGACGGGCTGATGATGAACTGCCTGGAAATTATGGCAAAAATCGGGGTGTACCTGATGATCTTTTCTATTCTGGCCGTCTTTCTCGGCCATTTTTCCCCTCCGGGAAGCTTCCTTGGTCCCTGTCTTCTGGGGGCTGTGGAGATGACTACGGGAATCCGGGAGATCGCAGCCTCCATGACAGGCGTTCCGGCTGCTGCCGCCATGCTGGGCTCGGCTGTGTTCGGCGGCCTCTCCGGCATCTTTCAGGTTTCTGCCGTCATAGGGCCCCGAAAGCCCCATATCGAAAAAAATGCCGGACTCTCCATCCGGCATTATGTACTGTGGAAGCTCGCTCACCTCGTCCTGTCCACGGCTCTGTTTATTCTGCTGTCATCTCCTGGTTAGGCACCTCCGGCTGCTGCACCAGGCTTCCGGCCAGCTCATTGCGGTTTGAGGAGACAATGTCATAGCTGGACTGAAGGGAGGATGCAAAGGAATCAAAGCGGCTCTGGGCCTCATCCATGGAATGCTTGATAATCGTCTGGAGGCTTCTCAGCATATCATCCGTATACTGAACAGCTCCCTGGCGGATGCCGTTTGCCTCTCCCACTGCATTGTCCACAATAGCCTGGGCCTGAGCCTGGGCGTTCTGAATAATCCCCTCCGCCTCAGCGTAGGCTCTCTGCATAATCTCGTGCTCATTGACCAGTTCATTCGTCTGAGCGGTAGCCTTGGCCACCATGGCGTCAGCCTGAGAGCGGGCTTCCTGAAGAATCGCATCCTGGTTGCTGATAATCTTCTGATACTTTTTAATCTCCTCCGGGATACGAAGACGAAGCTCTACCAGAAGCTCCTCGATCTCCTCCTTATTTACAAGAATCTTCGTATTGGACAGAGGCTGGAATTTGCAGCTCTCAATATATTCTTCAATTTCGTTGATAATCTGTTCAATTCTGCTCATAGCACTCAATCTCCTTTACCCTTCTTACCGTTTCTGAATGACAGAACACTTTTTCTGCACTTCCCTCTCTACCGCCGGATCCAGAAATGCCGAGATATCTCCTCCATACATGGCGACCTCCTTGGCAATACTGGAACTTAAGTATGCGTATTTCAGGTTTGTAGTCAGAAACAGTGTGTCAATTTCCGGGGCGATCACGCGGTTCATCTGCGCCATCTGAAGCTCATACTCAAAATCTGTAACCGCACGCAGGCCTCTGACAATCACCTGCGCCTGATTTTCCCGTGCAAAGTCGATCAAAAGTCCGTCAAATGACTTAATCTCCACATTCGGAAGCTCCTTTGTCACGTCTTTTAACATCTTAACACGTTCTTCCACAGAAAACAATGGAGATTTTGCACTATTATTGAGAACCCCCACGATCAGTCTGTCGAAAATCTGGGAAGAGCGCTCAATAATGTCATAATGCCCCAGAGTTACCGGATCGAAGCTGCCCGGATATATGGCTGTTTTCATATACTGTTTTCTCCTTTAGTATTCAAGAATCCCCCAACCGCCTGGCAGGAGTAATAAATAAATGCTTGTTCGTCTTGTATTCCTTTACGCGGCTGATGCAAAATCCCAGAGACGGAATGTAGGATGTGTCCGTTTCCCTGGACGCCTCTGCAATGATCAGCGTATTCTCCTTTATAAGCGGTGAGCCTGACAGGCGTTCTAACACCTGTTTCTCGTAAAGGTGATTGTAGGGCGGATCCATGAAGATAAAATCAAAGGACATCCCTCTCTCCTCCAGACGGTTCAGAGCAGTCTGCACATCGCAGTTCATCACCATCGCCCTGTCCTCCAGATGGGTTGTCTTTAAATTGCTGCGGATCACCTCCACAGCCTTCGGGCTGTTCTCAACAAACACTGCCAGCTCGCCGCCCCGGCTCAGGGCTTCGATGCCGATTCCCCCGCTTCCGGAAAAAAGGTCGAGAAAACGGCAGTGGTACAGCTCATCCTGAATCATATTAAACAAGGTTTCCTTTATCCGGTCTGTGGTGGGCCTGGTGTCCATCCCTTCCGGTGCCTTTAAAAGCAGCCTTCTCGCGCTGCCTGCTATTACTCTCATATCTTTGTCCTGCTGTTCTTTTTTGACAAAAGGATTCCTGCCTGTTCGTCAAAACATATTATAGTATGTAATTCTATTATATACAAGCCAAAATTTTACGAACAGGCCATGTTTTTGGCTGTTGCAGCGTCCGAAAGCGTCGTTTTTGCAGTTTCGGGAAGGTTCTGTTTCGTTTCTTCAACTAATAAAAAATATTTGCGCGTTCTTCTGCCGAACTCAGGCAGACACTGGAAATCTGCACAAAAGATGCCAGTGTATTATTGCGTTTTAAACACATAATAGGAGTGTAGCATAAAAAACAGCCCATGAAGACAAGACAAAATGAAATAGAGCATGGGCAAAAGTCAGATGAAAAGGAGGGTTTGTTATGTCTACAAATAACAACACAATGAATGTACCAGAGGCTAAGGAAGCAATGAACAGATTCAAGATGGAGGTTGCCAATGAGCTTGGTGTTCCGTTAAACAGCAACGGATACAACGGCAACTTAACTTCTGCTCAGAACGGTTCTGTAGGCGGATATATGGTTAAGAAGATGATCGAGGCTCAGGAAAGACAGATGGCCGGCAAATAAGCTGTTTCAGACACAGCGCACACAGCTTCAGAACACCTTGCATGACAGAGAGTGAAAGCTCTTTTCTGTAGGGCCACAGAGGCAAACAAAAAAGGAACTGCGGACAGAGACAATTCCTCTGGCCCAGTTCTTTTTTGCTGTTTATTCTGCCGTCCTGCCATGTTTCCTCCGCACCATGGAGCGCAGGCCGGAGCTGATGGAGGGTGCAGACCTCTATCTCAGGCTCAGAAAAGCGCAGAGGTTTCCCCGGCGCTCGGCGTTTCTTCTGTGTGAAAACAGAAGCTCGGGGTTGCAGTGGGTACAGATATTTGTCACAGAAATATTTGCCGGCCGGATTCCGGCCTCCAGAAGGACGATCCGGTTGGCCTCCCACAGGTCAAGGAGGTATTTGCCGTTTTCCTTTTTCCTCAGAATGCTTTCCCTGTGTTCTTTTCCAAAGCTGTCGGCAAAGACCTCGGCCACCTCGGGCCCCACCTCATAGCAGTCTGCGCAGATGCTTGGGCCCACGCAGGCGATCAGGTCCTCCGGCTCTGTCCCGAAAGCCTCCTTCATAGCCTCGGCTGTCTTCTGTCCCATCCGGTTTGCCGTGCCCCTCCAGCCGGAATGTGACAGCCCGATGGCCCGGCGGACCGGATCCAGAAAATAGAGGGGAACACAGTCGGCAAAGAAGGTCACAAGGGTGAGCCCGGGAATGTCCGTGATAAGTCCGTCCACATCCCTGTAATCTCTCTCCCTCACCACGCCCTTTCCGGCATCCTCCTCTGTGACGCGGCGCACGTTGGTCGTGTGGGTCTGATACGTTAGAACCATCTTTTCCCTCTCCACGCCGAGAGCTGCCGCCATCCTGCTGTAATTTTCCAGCACATCATCCGGGTTGTCCCCCCGGGTAAAGGAAAAATTCATCGTCGCAAAATCCCCTTTGCTCACACCCCCCAGGCGGGTGGAAAAGGCATGGGCCACCAGTCCCGTTTCCTCAAGAGCCGGAAAGGACAGATAGGGGACTCCCCGGCTCTCCCGAAGCCTTAAAACGGCCCTCTCGTCTTTTTTCTTAAAATGAATTTCCATGGGTTTTATTCTCCTGTTCTGTTGGGCAAAAGAGGTTCCGAGAGGCTGAATCTTTTACGGTCAGAAGGCATCCCGCAAAAGCCTGAAGTCACTTCCCAGAATCGCTACCACGTCAAAACGGCAGGGCTGTTCCGGAGGGAGCCCTCTTGCATAGAGGTAGAAGGCAGCGGCCTTCCGGATCTTTTCCTGCTTTCTCTCATTTACAGCCTCTGCCGGATCTCCGGCAGCCAGATCCTTTCTGTATTTTACCTCCACAAAGACCAGCGTGTCTCCCTCTCTCGCGATAATGTCAATCTCTCCGGTCCTGCAGAAAAAATTCTTTTCCAGAATCACATAGCCCTGTTTTTCCAGAAAGGCGGCAGCCAGATCCTCATACCTGGCCCCTCTGGCCCTGGTACTCTTCCTGCCCGCCGGGCCCTTCCTTCGTTTTTCTTCCTGCATTTCTATTCGCTTTCCAGCTCCTTTGCCTCCCGCTCCATAAATTTCTTCAGAAAACTTCTCCTGTGAATCGGGCACATGCCGTGCTCCCTGACAGCGTCCAGATGAGCCTTCGTCCCGTACCCCTTATGCTTGGCAAAGCCGTATTCCGGGTACAGCCGGTCGTATTCTTCCATCATGTGATCCCTGGTCACCTTGGCAAGAATACTGGCAGCCGCAATGGAAACGCTCTTTGCGTCGCCCTTTATAATCTTCACCTGCCTGCTCTCGTCAATGCCTGGAATCACCACCGCATCATTGAGAAACACGTCCGGCCTGACAGACAGCTTTTCCACTGCCTGGCGCATGGCCTCGTAGGTGGCCTGAAGGATATTTATCTCGTCAATGACAGCCGGGCTTACAATGCCCACACCAAAGGATACCGCCTTTTCCTGAATCTCCACAAACAGCTCCTCTCTGCGCTTTTCTGTCAGCTTTTTGGAGTCATTGAGATAGAGGATCTCACAGTCCGTCGGGAGAATGCAGGCCGCCGCCACCACCGGGCCGGCCAGGGGGCCACGTCCCGCCTCGTCGATCCCGCAGATAAAGCCGCAGGAGGCATATTTCCTTTCGTATTCCTTCATCCCCTCCAGGCGGAGAAGTTCCTTTTTAAGCTTTTCACCGCTCAGTGGCTTCATACCTGCGCTCCTTTGTCCTGCTCTCTGCCATCCGGAAATTCCAGGGTGATTCTTCCCAGCTTTCCGCTCCTGAAATCATCCAGAAACAGGTTGGCCGCCTTCTTCAGATCCAGCTCATTTCCCTTGAGAAGGCAGGAGCGCACTCTGGCAATCTGCTCCAGCACCTGGTAGGGCTCGTACTTCTCCCCGGGCACCAGCTGGTAGCGGGCCTCCAGCATCTCCCGGTAATGAATCATCAAAAAGTCTGCCAGCTCCGCCGCCAGCTCTGTCTTGTCAATAATCTCGTCATTGATAGAGCCGATAAAGGCCAGATTCAGGCCGACTGTCTGATCTTCAAACTTGGGCCAGAGGATACCCGGCGTGTCTAACAGCTCCAGCGTCCTGTTCAGACGAATCCACTGGTTTCCCTTTGTCACGCCCGGCTTATTCCCCGTTTTTGCGCAGGCCTTTCCGGCGAAAGAATTGATAAAGGTGGATTTTCCCACATTGGGGATTCCCACTACCATGGCGCGGACCGGGCGGTTCTTGATTCCCCGCCTTCTGTCCCTCTCGATCTTCTCGCGGCAGGCCTCCTGAACCATGGGATGAATCTGTTTTAACCCCATTCCCGTCCGCGCATTGATTTTGATCACATGGAAGCCTCTCTCCTTAAACCAGGAGGTCCACTGTTCATTCATTCTCTCGTCTGCCAGATCCGCCTTATTGAGAAGAACCATCCGCCCTTTTCCCCTGGCCAGCTCGTCGATGTCAGGGTTTCGGCTCCCCAGAGGCATTCTCGCATCCACCAGCTCAATCACCAGATCGATGAGTTTGATGTCCTCCTTCATGGCTCGTTTGGCCTTTGTCATATGGCCCGGATACCACTGTATATTCATAAATTCGTTTCCTTTACTGACTTTTGTTTGTATGGTCTGCGGGAATTTTTCCTTTCCGCCGCAGTGCGATCCCCGCGGAGCGTTTTTATATAACAGGGAACGAAGTTTCCTGTTATATAGAGAAAGGGACAATTTTCATTGTCCCTCTGATTACAAGAATTATTTAACTAACTCTTTTACCTTGGCAGCCTTGCCAACTCTGCTTCTTAAGTAGTTTAATTTCGCTCTTCTAACCTTACCGCGTCTCACTACCTCGATGTTCTCAACAGATGGGGAGTGTACCGGCCATGTTCTCTCAACGCCAACGCCGTTGGAGTTCTTTCTTACTGTGAAAGTCTCGCGGATGCCGCCGTTCTGTCTCTTAATTACTGTTCCCTCGAAAACCTGGATTCTCTCACGGTTTCCCTCTTTGATCTTAGCGTATACCTTAACTGTATCGCCTACGTGGAACTCCGGCACTTCTGCCTTTAACTGTGCGTTCTCAATGTTCTTGATAATCTCGTTCATCTAAGTGAACCTCCTTTAAAATCTTTGATGTTCTTAATACAATGCGTAACAGAGGACCATCTCTTTATTTCACGAGTATAGATTGTACCACAGAATTTCTGCCCGCGCAAGGCTTTTTCTGCAGATTTTCTGACTGATTTTCTGACTGGTTTTCTGACTGGTTTCCGGCGCGGAGTCTGGAAAAATTACAGAGCACTTCCGCCTCCGTTCAGGTACCGGAACACCTCTTCCAGGCTTTCTATCCTGTAGTCAGGCTGCACCTTTCCCTTATACGGTGTGTAATCGCGGCTGAGCAGGCAGGTGTGGACTCCCGCTGCGGCCGCTCCCGACACTTCGCTGGGGCTGTCGCCAATGTGGAGAATCTCCTCCGGCCTCACTCCCAGTGTCCTCACAACCGTATCGAAAAAGGCTCCGTCCGGTCTTCCCTTGCAGATATGAAGCTCGTCAGAGAGAAAGACCTGCTCAAATGTGACGCCCTCTTTCTTAAGTCTCTCAAGGACTCCCTCTGCCATAAGGGGGCTGGCATCGCTGGATAGAATCAGGCGATACCGTTCCCCCAGTTTTTTAAGCACCGAAACCACATCCTCATACACAGGGGCCTGGCTGTGATTTTTCAGGATCACCTCCGCCATCTGTTCCCTGGAGACGCCGAATTTTTCTCCTCCAAACCCGGTAACACGGAGCACCTCCTCTGAACAGCGCAGATACATCTCCTCCATGTCCAGAAATTTCCTTTTCCTGAACGAATCCCGCAGGAGCTTTCC is part of the Clostridium sp. M62/1 genome and harbors:
- a CDS encoding pseudouridine synthase, translating into MEKAMRLDRYLVEMKKGSRSEVKKMIKSGRVSVDGEICREAERKIQPSASEVSLDGTQVGYAAYEYFMLNKPAGVVSATEDGRHKTVVSLIEDAKRRDLFPVGRLDIDTEGLLLITNDGKLAHRLLSPKKHVDKTYFARVEGRLPENAIEQFKEGLTLEDGTRTLPARLVIQKASETAEDDGKADSSLSEIELTIHEGKFHQVKRMFEAVGCRVVYLKRLSMGSLRLDESLAPGAYRRLTEEEISKLQGEGDSGDERGLLSGKRAYLFDLDGTLVDSMWMWGAIDIEYLGKFGIPCPKDLQKAIEGMSFTETAVYFKERFSLPDSLEQIKADWTAMSIEKYRTEVPLKPGVRRFLEEAAERDIKMAICTSNGREMVDAVLSALKIRDFFSCVITGCEVAAGKPSPDIYLEAARRLSVKPEECAVFEDVPAGILSGKRAGMTVFAVEDDFSKGMEQEKRRLADGYIDGYLALL
- a CDS encoding RsmB/NOP family class I SAM-dependent RNA methyltransferase, with amino-acid sequence MKNRMKDSRKKGSRKKGKKGSLEEKGLKESRLEESRLAQGSLRGVRPETGDSAETEIRTENAPGCRAELLPEDFREKMRKLLGKEYEAYLESFEKPCHNGLRVNTMKLSAEDWNRLSPFQTEPVPWIENGFYYYASDEGSERPSRYPYYYAGLYYLQEPSAMTPANLLPVKPGDRVLDICAAPGGKSTELGARLGGEGLLFSNDISNSRAKALLKNLEMAGIPNICVSSEAPEKLSEFLPEFFDCILVDAPCSGEGMFRREPDMIKSYRERGPEDYVPLQRAIMEEAVKMLRPGGYLLYSTCTFDREENEGTIRYILDRHPDMSLCSLPHRHGFAEGIGMPECVRLFPHRIEGEGHFVALLRRAGSGERPRRKDRTAQSGTSLKLPDEAMAFLSCLNLRRGGTDGLPGQVEEKNGKLYCLPPDFQDMKGAGKGIRFLRTGLLLGELKRGRFEPSQTLAMALRKEEYPFTADFQAEDERVIRYLKGETVALREEEASWPDGSWVLVCTDGFPLGWAKKAGLNLKNKYYPGWRWQ
- a CDS encoding M23 family metallopeptidase translates to MILIFILLLAVFNMTAVHSLEEAALLSRLEPNVSESAKFRAMRLGPAMAGLEWLDPDQTAALMVKHDYDLTECEDLSYDNKKLLAGKPAEYRELSEAYRTVFSDLVYFPIPESTDPETPDVTYEDGWQQPRTYGGERGHEGCDIMGGQGERGFYPVVSMSSGTVEKVGWLEQGGWRIGIRTESGAYLYYAHLYSYSSKWQEGDTVKAGQLLGFMGDSGYGKEENTVGQFPVHLHVGIYIRTAHYEELSVNPYWILRYLEKRRISCEY
- the coaD gene encoding pantetheine-phosphate adenylyltransferase; translation: MKTAIYPGSFDPVTLGHYDIIERSSQIFDRLIVGVLNNSAKSPLFSVEERVKMLKDVTKELPNVEIKSFDGLLIDFARENQAQVIVRGLRAVTDFEYELQMAQMNRVIAPEIDTLFLTTNLKYAYLSSSIAKEVAMYGGDISAFLDPAVEREVQKKCSVIQKR
- a CDS encoding alpha/beta-type small acid-soluble spore protein; the protein is MSTNNNTMNVPEAKEAMNRFKMEVANELGVPLNSNGYNGNLTSAQNGSVGGYMVKKMIEAQERQMAGK
- the pgeF gene encoding peptidoglycan editing factor PgeF; the encoded protein is MEIHFKKKDERAVLRLRESRGVPYLSFPALEETGLVAHAFSTRLGGVSKGDFATMNFSFTRGDNPDDVLENYSRMAAALGVEREKMVLTYQTHTTNVRRVTEEDAGKGVVRERDYRDVDGLITDIPGLTLVTFFADCVPLYFLDPVRRAIGLSHSGWRGTANRMGQKTAEAMKEAFGTEPEDLIACVGPSICADCYEVGPEVAEVFADSFGKEHRESILRKKENGKYLLDLWEANRIVLLEAGIRPANISVTNICTHCNPELLFSHRRNAERRGNLCAFLSLR
- a CDS encoding YraN family protein, translated to MQEEKRRKGPAGRKSTRARGARYEDLAAAFLEKQGYVILEKNFFCRTGEIDIIAREGDTLVFVEVKYRKDLAAGDPAEAVNERKQEKIRKAAAFYLYARGLPPEQPCRFDVVAILGSDFRLLRDAF
- a CDS encoding ribonuclease HII, coding for MKPLSGEKLKKELLRLEGMKEYERKYASCGFICGIDEAGRGPLAGPVVAAACILPTDCEILYLNDSKKLTEKRREELFVEIQEKAVSFGVGIVSPAVIDEINILQATYEAMRQAVEKLSVRPDVFLNDAVVIPGIDESRQVKIIKGDAKSVSIAAASILAKVTRDHMMEEYDRLYPEYGFAKHKGYGTKAHLDAVREHGMCPIHRRSFLKKFMEREAKELESE
- the ylqF gene encoding ribosome biogenesis GTPase YlqF — protein: MNIQWYPGHMTKAKRAMKEDIKLIDLVIELVDARMPLGSRNPDIDELARGKGRMVLLNKADLADERMNEQWTSWFKERGFHVIKINARTGMGLKQIHPMVQEACREKIERDRRRGIKNRPVRAMVVGIPNVGKSTFINSFAGKACAKTGNKPGVTKGNQWIRLNRTLELLDTPGILWPKFEDQTVGLNLAFIGSINDEIIDKTELAAELADFLMIHYREMLEARYQLVPGEKYEPYQVLEQIARVRSCLLKGNELDLKKAANLFLDDFRSGKLGRITLEFPDGREQDKGAQV
- the rplS gene encoding 50S ribosomal protein L19, whose protein sequence is MNEIIKNIENAQLKAEVPEFHVGDTVKVYAKIKEGNRERIQVFEGTVIKRQNGGIRETFTVRKNSNGVGVERTWPVHSPSVENIEVVRRGKVRRAKLNYLRSRVGKAAKVKELVK